A single Cottoperca gobio chromosome 7, fCotGob3.1, whole genome shotgun sequence DNA region contains:
- the b3gnt7l gene encoding UDP-GlcNAc:betaGal beta-1,3-N-acetylglucosaminyltransferase 7, like, which yields MDHLFRRKRVGLLKPLLSLSLVFASFLMIHKLKVAEKDGVVAKHARDAGWCSSECFSLKKGVVKNNLESSDSPVLSNEVDAQRVSNGTPASWDAQVLNCTEDSSVRTQDWFRRLDPRFHQFVLHRHCRYFPMLINHPEKCARGEAHLLMVVKSVVEQHDRREAVRKTWGKEHTVDGKKIKTLFLLGSPTTGKDTKNLQKLIEYEDRIYGDILQWDFMDTFFNLTLKEVNFLKWFDIYCADVQFIFKGDDDVFVNPQNLLQLIGFKVEERKEADLFVGDTISKAIPIRNRQSKYYIPKELYDKPYPPYAGGGGFLMSSQLARRLFVVSEDLELYPIDDVFLGMCLQKLHLAPEMHPGFRTFGITRRKVSPMNSEPCFYKNLIVVHKLSAQELLRMWSVVHNEELICAQRVSI from the coding sequence ATGGATCACCTTTTCCGGAGAAAGCGGGTGGGTCTGCTGAAGCCGCTGCTGAGTCTGTCTCTCGTCTTCGCCTCTTTTCTCATGATCCACAAGCTGAAAGTGGCAGAGAAGGACGGAGTGGTGGCTAAACATGCGAGGGACGCCGGTTGGTGCAGCTCCGAGTGTTTCTCACTCAAGAAGGGAGTCGTGAAAAATAATTTGGAGAGCTCGGACTCTCCGGTGCTTAGCAACGAAGTGGATGCGCAGCGGGTCTCCAACGGGACTCCGGCTTCCTGGGACGCGCAGGTTCTCAACTGCACTGAGGACTCGTCGGTGAGGACGCAGGACTGGTTCCGACGGTTAGACCCCAGGTTTCACCAGTTTGTCCTGCACAGACACTGCAGGTACTTTCCCATGCTCATCAACCACCCGGAGAAATGCGCGCGTGGAGAGGCGCACCTGCTCATGGTGGTCAAGTCCGTCGTCGAGCAGCACGATCGCCGGGAGGCGGTGCGCAAAACGTGGGGCAAGGAGCACACTGTGGatgggaagaaaataaaaactttatttctccTGGGGAGCCCGACGACTGGCAAAGACACCAAGAACCTCCAGAAACTGATCGAGTACGAGGACAGGATCTACGGGGACATCCTGCAGTGGGACTTCATGGACACCTTCTTCAACCTGACCCTGAAGGAGGTCAACTTCCTCAAATGGTTCGACATCTACTGCGCCGACGTCCAGTTTATATTCAAAGGAGATGATGATGTGTTCGTGAACCCGCAAAACCTGCTGCAGCTCATCGGCTTCAAAGTGGAGGAGCGCAAAGAGGCCGACTTGTTCGTAGGGGACACCATTTCTAAGGCGATCCCCATCCGAAACCGGCAGAGCAAATACTACATTCCCAAAGAGCTGTATGATAAGCCATATCCACCTTACGCTGGAGGAGGGGGGTTCCTCATGTCCTCCCAGCTGGCCAGGAGGCTCTTCGTGGTCTCGGAGGACCTTGAGTTGTACCCCATTGACGATGTGTTTTTGGGGATGTGCCTGCAGAAGCTTCACTTGGCCCCAGAGATGCACCCGGGCTTCAGGACCTTTGGCATCACTCGACGCAAGGTGAGCCCCATGAACAGCGAGCCGTGCTTTTACAAAAACCTCATCGTGGTGCACAAACTGAGCGCGCAGGAGCTGCTCAGGATGTGGAGCGTGGTGCACAACGAGGAGCTGATTTGCGCGCAAAGGGTGTCCATATAA